The nucleotide sequence ATTCCAATTTACCAAGTAGCTTTTTATAGTCTGCCTTTTTCTTATCGCTCATTATTTCTATATGGGTAAAATATTCTTGCAACCCGGAATTTGCAATTTTTCTTTGTTGGTCAAACAGGTCTCCCTTAGTCGCTAACACCAATTTATATTTCCCTTGAAATGCCGATAAAACCTCTTTTACTCCATTCAGCAATGTAACCGGCCTTTGCAAAAGCTCTTGACCTAATTCAATGATTTTGTTTACAAGACCGATATTTCCTTCTCCTTCCGTCACTTTACAAATTGTCTCAATCATACTAAGCATCATGCTTTTCAATCCATAGCCATACATATGGAGATTTTTCATTTCCACTTTAAATAAATCTTCCGATATAGATGACGACATCTGATAGGGACTGAGGAGATTACAAAATTCCTTTTCAAATTCTTGAAAATACAATTCATTCTCCCAAAGCGTGTCGTCGGCATCGAAAGCTATGTATTCGATCGTTTTTTTCATAGGTCATTTTCTTAATCGTAATAATCGGATAATTTTCCCACCGTTTCATCTGCCCCTCCGACTTTTGGATAGGACTGGGGTTGTGAGTCCTATATACAAAAAGAGAGAAAGCCGAAGGGGTTCTCCCTCTCCGGCTCTCTCTCCTATAAGTTGGCGGCTACCTACTCTCCCACTTGCGCAGTACCATCGGCGTGGCGGGGCTTAACTTCTCTGTTCGGAATGGGTAGAGGTGGATCCCCCGCGCTGTAACCGCCTGAATGTCTCGATCCTTGACGAAAAAAAAGAGTCTTTCGCAATCTCTGCCTCCCTTATCTACCCTCGACGTCTCGCACTTCCGAAAGTTTCGGGCTATTAGTACCGCTCGGCTGTGACATTGCTGCCTGTACACCTGCGGCCTATCTACGTCATCGTCTTTGACGTCCCTATATGGAAATCTTATCTTGGAGTGGGCTTCGCACTTAGATGCTTTCAGCGCTTATCCCTTCCAGACTTAGCTACTCGGCTGTGCTCCTGGCGGAACAACCGATGCACCAGGGGTCTGTCCAACACGGTCCTCTCGTACTAGTGTCGGATCTCCGCAAATTTCCTGCGCCCACAACAGATAGAGACCGAACTGTCTCACGACGTTCTGAACCCAGCTCGCGTGCCACTTTAATGGGCGAACAGCCCAACCCTTGGGACCTTCTCCAGCCCCAGGATGTGACGAGCCGACATCGAGGTGCCAAACCACTCCGTCGATATGAGCTCTTGGGAGGGATCAGCCTGTTATCCCCGGAGTACCTTTTATCCTTTGAGCGATGGCCCTTCCATGCGGAACCACCGGATCACTATGCTCTAGTTTCCTACCTGATCGACTTGTGGGTCTCTCAGTCAAGCACCCTTGTGCCATTAC is from Barnesiella intestinihominis YIT 11860 and encodes:
- a CDS encoding HAD family hydrolase; protein product: MKKTIEYIAFDADDTLWENELYFQEFEKEFCNLLSPYQMSSSISEDLFKVEMKNLHMYGYGLKSMMLSMIETICKVTEGEGNIGLVNKIIELGQELLQRPVTLLNGVKEVLSAFQGKYKLVLATKGDLFDQQRKIANSGLQEYFTHIEIMSDKKKADYKKLLGKLECSPEKFLMIGNSIKSDIIPVLELGGYAAHVPHHVTWAYEQYEGKVEYRNFIQLNHIEDITNYL